In Acidobacteriota bacterium, the DNA window AACGGGTTCGGTCGCCTTCGCAAGCAGATCATCGAAGCATGGTGCGTCGATCGCCGCGTCTCTCAGCAGCCGGATGGTTCGCCCCTTGGTCTTGCTGCGCACTGCTTGCCACTTGCTGAGTACGGCGCGGCACGTTCCAGCCACTTCTGCGGACGATAGAGGCTTGGTGTCATAGACACTCATCCATGACTGCCAGTCCCGCTTGTAGCGAACGTCAAAGCGCTTGATGTCTGCCTCGACTTCCGCGGCGGTCTTCGACGAGAGCGGCATCTTCATTAGGCAATCCTATGCGAACGACCTGGTGCCGTTTCCCTCGCAACGTGTCAGATCCTGCGCCAGGCGTGTGACAGATTGGGTCGCGCTCGAGTAACCTGGCACCGCGCCGCATGCCCGACCAGGACAACGACCTCCCCTTCGGGCTCTACGAGCGCCTTGTCACCGCCAGCCTGAAGGCGCGGCTCCTTCAGTTCGATCAAGAGCGGACCCGGGTTCAAACGGAAGAGCTGGATCCCGCGGAAGCCCACATCACCCTCGCCAGGCACATCGAGGGCGTCGTCGCGCGAGCGCTGCAAGGGATCCCGGCGGAGGACCGGGCTGCTAATCGGGTCGCGGTTGCGAACGAGATCATTGGGTTGCTTGGCATCGGTCCGGCTGAAGCCGGACGCTACATCGACACGAAGGCCGGACGCCACATCGACACGGAAGCCGGACACCGTATCGGCACCGGAGCCGGCAGCCACATTGACCCGGTCGAGATCCCGCCAAAACAACTGCGGTCGATTCAGCCGGTCACCGGACTGCCGGGCGACGACCGGGAACTTGTCGCGCCGCTGGTCCCGCTCTCCGCCTCCGACCTCCTCGTCAACGCCCGCGGCGAGCCGTCGCTGGCTCACGCGCTGGCGCACGAGATTCCGTCCGCCGACTCCATCGACCTGCTCTGCGCCTTCGTCCGCTGGCACGGCATCCGCGTGCTTGAAGACCAGCTCCGCGCGCACTGCCGCGCCGGGCGGCCCTTGCGCGTCATCACCACCGTCTACACCGGCTCCACCGAACGCAAGGCGCTCGACTGGCTCGTCGGCATCGGCGCGCAGGTGAAGGTGTCGTACGACACGCAGTCCACCCGCCTGCACGCCAAGGCCTGGATGTTTCGGCGCGCCACCGGCTACTCCACCGCCTACATTGGCTCGTCGAACCTGTCGAAGTCGGCGCTGATCGATGGCGTGGAGTGGAACGTGCGGCTGTCGGAAGTGACCTCGCCCGACATTCTGGAGAAGTTTGACGCGACGTTCAGCAGCTATTGGCAGAGCCCGGAGTACGAGGACTACGACCCGAAGCGGGACGGCGACCGGCTGGCCAACGCCCTCGCGCCGGCCCCGGACACCAGCGAGGACACGCCGCTGATGTTCCTGGACGTCACGCCCTGGCCGCATCAGACCGAGATTCTCGAGAAGCTCGCCGCCGAACGCGAACGCCACCACCGCTTCAAGAACCTGGTGGTCGCCGCCACGGGCACCGGCAAGACCATCGTCGCCGCCCTCGACTTCAAGCGCCTGCGCGCGCAGATGGGCGACCCGCGGCTGCTGTTTGTCGCACATCGGCAGGAGATCCTGAAGCAAAGCCTGAGCGCCTTCCGCCAGGTGCTGCGGGATGGCGCCTTCGGCGAGCTCTACGTCGACGGCCATCGTCCCGATGAATGGCGGCACGTGTTCGCGTCAGTGCAGTCGTTGGCGCAGCTGGATCTGGAGAAGATCGACGCGTCGGCGTTTGATGTGGTGATCGTCGATGAGTTTCATCACGCGGCGGCGCCGACGTATCGGAGGTTGTTGGAGCATCTGTTTCCAAAGGAGGAGGCTAAAGCCTCCTCCCTCCGGACGTCACCGAGAGAACTCCTTGGGCTGACGGCGACGCCGGAGCGGACCGACAGCGGCGACATTCTGCGCTACTTCGACAACCACATCGCGGTGGAGCTGCGGCTGTGGGATGCGCTCGAGCGCGGGTTGCTGTGCCCGTTTCAGTATTTCGGCCTGAGCGACAACACGGACCTGACCCACGTGGAATGGTCCCGAAGGGGCTACGACGTCACCTCCCTGGAGAAGCTCTACACCGGCGACGACAAGCGGGTGCAACTGGTGCTGCAGCAGATGCAGGACAAGCTCCGTGACGTAAGGTCCATGAAGGCGCTGGGGTTCTGCGTGAGTATTGCGCACGCCGAGTTCATGGCACGGCGCTTCACCGACGCGGGCTTGCCGTCGCAGGCGGTGTCGGCCAACACCGACAGTGACACGCGTCGCCAGGCGCTGGCGGACCTGCAGAAAGGCACCCTGCGCGCACTCTTTGCCGTGGATCTGTTCAACGAAGGTGTGGACCTGCCGGCCGTGGACACGCTGCTGTTCCTGCGCCCCACCGAGAGCGCCCTGGTGTTCATGCAGCAACTGGGCCGCGGCCTCCGCCGGTTCGAAGGCAAAGACTGCGTGACGGTGCTCGACTTCATCGGCCAGTCACACCGGAAGTTCCGCTTCGACCTGCGCTACCGGGCAGTGACAGGGACGTCTCGGAGTGAGGTCGGGAAGCAGATTGAACAGGGATTCCCCTTCCTGCCCGCCGGCTGCACCATGCAGTTGGATAGGGTTGCGAAGGAGATTGTTCTCGAGAACCTGAAGACGGCGCTGCCGTCGCGGCGGCCGGCGATGGTGGGCCACCTTCGCCAAGGCTACGGTGGCCAAGCCGTGTCGCTGGCCACATTCCTGGAAGACACAGGACTCGACCTTGTTGATGTGTATCGCTCGGGCTGCTGGTCGGGACTGAAGCGCGATGCTGGGTTGAGCGTTCCCAAGGCTGGGCCGAGCGAGGAAACGCTCGGGAAGAGCCTGGAGCGGCTGCTCCACATCGACGACCCGCTGCGGTTGGACGGCTATCGCGCCTGGCTCAAGGGAAAGGCGGCCGACCCTCGCCTGATCACGGCGCTTGTGTACACGTTGTGGAGCAGCAACGCGCCGGCGTCCCTCGAAGAGGCGCGGGACGCCGTCCAGGCTCATCCGGCTATCGTCGAGGAGTTGCTGAAGCTGTTTGATTTGCTGGAGGAGCGCGCGGACCATTTGACGTATCCGCTGTCAGAAGCGACGGCTGAAGCCGTCGCTCTCCGAACGTCACCGCCCCTATCGATTCATGCGCGGCATTCGCTGGTGGAGATCTTCTCGGCGTTCGGGCGCATCACGCCGGGCAAGTTCTACCAGCACCGCGAGGGTGTCTACCGCGACGAAGCGACCAACTCGGACCTGTTCTTCGTCACGCTCGAGAAGTCGG includes these proteins:
- a CDS encoding DUF3427 domain-containing protein encodes the protein MPDQDNDLPFGLYERLVTASLKARLLQFDQERTRVQTEELDPAEAHITLARHIEGVVARALQGIPAEDRAANRVAVANEIIGLLGIGPAEAGRYIDTKAGRHIDTEAGHRIGTGAGSHIDPVEIPPKQLRSIQPVTGLPGDDRELVAPLVPLSASDLLVNARGEPSLAHALAHEIPSADSIDLLCAFVRWHGIRVLEDQLRAHCRAGRPLRVITTVYTGSTERKALDWLVGIGAQVKVSYDTQSTRLHAKAWMFRRATGYSTAYIGSSNLSKSALIDGVEWNVRLSEVTSPDILEKFDATFSSYWQSPEYEDYDPKRDGDRLANALAPAPDTSEDTPLMFLDVTPWPHQTEILEKLAAERERHHRFKNLVVAATGTGKTIVAALDFKRLRAQMGDPRLLFVAHRQEILKQSLSAFRQVLRDGAFGELYVDGHRPDEWRHVFASVQSLAQLDLEKIDASAFDVVIVDEFHHAAAPTYRRLLEHLFPKEEAKASSLRTSPRELLGLTATPERTDSGDILRYFDNHIAVELRLWDALERGLLCPFQYFGLSDNTDLTHVEWSRRGYDVTSLEKLYTGDDKRVQLVLQQMQDKLRDVRSMKALGFCVSIAHAEFMARRFTDAGLPSQAVSANTDSDTRRQALADLQKGTLRALFAVDLFNEGVDLPAVDTLLFLRPTESALVFMQQLGRGLRRFEGKDCVTVLDFIGQSHRKFRFDLRYRAVTGTSRSEVGKQIEQGFPFLPAGCTMQLDRVAKEIVLENLKTALPSRRPAMVGHLRQGYGGQAVSLATFLEDTGLDLVDVYRSGCWSGLKRDAGLSVPKAGPSEETLGKSLERLLHIDDPLRLDGYRAWLKGKAADPRLITALVYTLWSSNAPASLEEARDAVQAHPAIVEELLKLFDLLEERADHLTYPLSEATAEAVALRTSPPLSIHARHSLVEIFSAFGRITPGKFYQHREGVYRDEATNSDLFFVTLEKSERDYSPSTLYKDYAISPTLFHWESQSLTTQQSPTGQRYIKHREFGGQILLFVRARKKQDGLTMPYTFLGPVDYVSHKGERPIAFTWQLRRPMPADFFRAAKVASA